In Janthinobacterium sp. 67, a genomic segment contains:
- a CDS encoding CheR family methyltransferase, translating to MSQRSTDAQLQALMEALYQRYSYDFRDYSLPSQRRRLNHALERLHCTDVPTLQQLVLDDAAAFGDLLQILTVPVTQMFRDPAFFLALREHVVPVLKTYPSPTIWVAGCCTGEEALSLAIVLHEEGLLERSTIYATDINPQALATAARGVYPLHRLDEYGANYLAAGGLGELAEYYTVEHATARFQQRLLDSINFADHSLSTDSVFIETQLILCRNVLIYFNKTLQERALGLFHDSLCHRGFLGLGSKESTHFTRFAADFEPLPGPEKLYRKRAPSHAASHYAGRHMPGMKHDE from the coding sequence ATGTCCCAGCGCAGCACCGACGCGCAACTGCAGGCGCTGATGGAAGCGCTGTACCAGCGCTACAGCTATGATTTTCGCGACTATTCCCTGCCCTCGCAGCGGCGCCGCCTCAATCACGCGCTCGAGCGTCTGCACTGCACCGACGTGCCGACCCTGCAGCAACTGGTGCTGGACGACGCGGCCGCCTTTGGCGATCTGCTGCAGATTTTGACCGTGCCGGTCACGCAAATGTTCCGCGACCCCGCATTTTTCCTCGCCTTGCGCGAACACGTGGTGCCCGTGCTGAAAACCTACCCCTCGCCGACGATCTGGGTGGCCGGCTGCTGCACGGGCGAAGAGGCGCTGTCGCTGGCCATCGTGCTGCACGAGGAAGGCTTGCTCGAGCGCAGCACGATTTACGCCACCGACATCAATCCGCAAGCGCTGGCCACGGCCGCGCGCGGCGTGTATCCGCTGCACCGGCTCGATGAATATGGCGCCAATTACCTGGCCGCAGGCGGCCTGGGCGAACTGGCCGAGTATTACACGGTCGAACATGCCACCGCGCGTTTCCAGCAGCGCTTGCTCGACAGCATCAACTTTGCCGACCACAGCCTGTCCACGGACAGCGTGTTTATTGAAACGCAATTGATTTTGTGCCGTAACGTACTGATTTACTTTAATAAAACCTTGCAGGAGCGGGCCCTGGGCCTGTTCCACGATTCGCTGTGCCACCGGGGCTTCCTGGGACTGGGCAGCAAGGAAAGCACGCATTTCACGCGCTTTGCCGCCGACTTCGAACCATTGCCGGGTCCCGAAAAGCTCTACCGCAAGCGTGCGCCGTCGCACGCCGCTTCCCACTACGCTGGACGGCACATGCCAGGAATGAAACATGATGAATGA
- a CDS encoding hybrid sensor histidine kinase/response regulator yields MMNETSTKLLIVDDLPENLRALNALIRESDRSVYQASSGEEALALLLEHDFALAILDVQMPEMDGFELAQLMRGTEKTRHIPIVFVTAAGKEMNFAFQGYESGAVDFLHKPLDINAVQSKVNVFVALHQQRSETRRQVQALEHSRQQQEALLRELRATQAELQRSLRLRDEFMSMVAHELRTPLNTLFLETQMRTVNLERGNLAAFEPDKLGKMVARDGRQIRSMVRLIDDMLDVSRITSGKLSIRREAVDLTSLVRRVADDLGPYAAAAGSVLEVMAFEPIEGYWDAFRVEQIVVNLISNAVRYGQGQPVEISLAHTQNSAVIEVRDHGIGINARDQERIFDAFERVMHQDRTGGLGLGLFITKQLVDAHGGAITLQSQPGNGALFSVTLPLAGS; encoded by the coding sequence ATGATGAATGAAACGAGCACCAAACTATTGATCGTCGACGACTTGCCGGAAAACTTGCGCGCGCTCAATGCGCTGATACGCGAGAGCGACCGCAGCGTCTACCAGGCCTCGTCCGGCGAAGAAGCGCTGGCCTTGCTGCTCGAGCACGATTTCGCGCTGGCCATCCTCGACGTGCAAATGCCGGAAATGGATGGTTTTGAATTGGCGCAATTGATGCGCGGCACGGAAAAGACGCGCCACATCCCCATCGTCTTCGTCACGGCGGCCGGCAAGGAAATGAATTTCGCCTTCCAGGGCTATGAAAGCGGCGCCGTCGATTTCCTGCACAAGCCGCTCGACATCAATGCCGTGCAAAGCAAGGTCAACGTCTTCGTTGCCCTGCACCAGCAGCGCAGCGAGACGCGGCGCCAGGTGCAGGCGCTCGAGCACAGCCGCCAGCAGCAGGAAGCGTTATTGAGGGAATTGCGCGCCACGCAAGCTGAACTGCAGCGCTCGCTACGCCTGCGCGACGAATTCATGTCCATGGTGGCGCACGAATTGCGCACGCCCCTGAACACCCTGTTCCTGGAAACGCAGATGCGCACCGTCAACCTGGAACGGGGCAATCTGGCCGCTTTCGAGCCGGACAAGCTGGGCAAGATGGTGGCGCGCGACGGACGCCAGATTCGCAGCATGGTGCGCCTGATCGACGACATGCTCGACGTGTCGCGCATCACCAGCGGCAAGCTGTCGATTCGCCGCGAAGCCGTCGACCTGACCAGCCTCGTGCGCCGCGTGGCGGACGACCTGGGCCCATATGCCGCCGCCGCGGGCAGCGTGCTGGAAGTGATGGCCTTCGAGCCCATCGAGGGTTACTGGGACGCCTTCCGCGTCGAACAGATCGTCGTCAACCTGATCAGCAATGCCGTACGCTATGGCCAGGGCCAGCCCGTGGAAATCAGCCTGGCCCACACGCAGAACAGCGCCGTCATCGAAGTGCGCGACCATGGCATCGGCATCAACGCGCGCGACCAGGAACGCATCTTCGACGCCTTCGAGCGCGTCATGCACCAGGACCGCACGGGTGGCCTGGGCCTGGGCCTGTTCATCACCAAGCAGCTGGTCGACGCGCATGGCGGCGCCATCACCCTGCAAAGCCAGCCCGGCAATGGCGCCCTGTTCAGCGTCACCCTGCCGCTGGCCGGCAGCTGA
- a CDS encoding hybrid sensor histidine kinase/response regulator: MSSTPAHRSQAGASGVAFLLQLERRLRLLQDTGDILSLSAQLLGQRLGAQQVACFDIDQTLQSPTLQHAWSDGLAPGAAGEYFLGDYAARLADALAAGQALAVSDVASDPRTAMPAALATFARLGIRAFLNIPIAKDGRLAALFVVHSSAARLWHADEIELAVQVSERVWSTILRAQAEARLHALTASMETQVAERTREFGRTWNVSPDLLGVLNLDGYFEHSNPAWQATLGWSTEEIRTTKFFELIHPDDLPRTYAAWDAANQGQPALRFENRYRHKLGGWHWLSWVAVPEGEKVYCSARDITVEKKLEAELAARNSERERLWRSAQDLMVAIDAEGCFTAVNPAAGAILGWLPEEMLGRSLFDFVLPEDAAATRQALAQVAQDALPSFENRYRHRDGGHRWLSWVAAIEGDLIFATGRHVTVEKEAQNTLRRMQESLRHSEMALLQSQKLEALGKLTGGVAHDFNNVLQIISGNLQLLQLSLDNDPQAAKRIASASAAVDRGAKLSAQLLAFARRQPLKPLVTDLAQLLRATEELLRRATGETIETRWLLADDCWCALVDPHQLENVILNLAINARDAMDGQGQLTIELSNIVLGSDYAALHADVAPGDYVQLAVSDTGTGIPAELLDKIFEPFFTTKKEGEGTGLGLSMAYGFLRQSGGHLTVDSLPGHGSTFRIYLPRSLEAETELPLQLDGPVLGGKETILVVEDDVHVQTTVVDMLRGLGYVVLRASDGESALAVIGSGVPIDLLFTDVVMPGKVASTALARQARVLLPQLAVLFTSGYTQDAMMQGGRLEPGVELLSKPYRREDLARRIRHLLANGRHVTALHQYRAQLAPQPAAPVQPAGRHILLVEDNADARAMTSELLAMLGHTVLAVGTAEEALPLLGTPGLDLLLTDISLPRMSGAELAELAARDYPQLEVVFSTGHAPANSGVLDPQARFLVKPFTVKQLQQALLAPTEQTPS; the protein is encoded by the coding sequence ATGAGCAGCACACCCGCCCACCGCAGCCAGGCCGGCGCCAGCGGCGTCGCCTTTCTGCTGCAACTGGAACGCCGGCTGCGCCTGCTGCAAGACACGGGAGACATCCTCTCGCTGTCGGCACAGCTGCTGGGACAGCGCCTGGGCGCCCAGCAAGTGGCCTGTTTCGATATCGACCAGACCCTGCAATCGCCCACCCTGCAGCATGCGTGGAGCGACGGCCTGGCGCCGGGCGCCGCCGGCGAATATTTCCTCGGCGATTATGCCGCCCGCCTGGCCGATGCCTTGGCCGCCGGCCAGGCGCTGGCCGTCAGCGACGTGGCCAGCGACCCGCGCACGGCCATGCCGGCCGCGCTGGCCACGTTCGCGCGCCTGGGCATCCGTGCCTTCCTGAACATTCCCATTGCCAAGGATGGCCGGCTGGCGGCCCTGTTCGTCGTGCACAGCAGCGCGGCGCGCCTGTGGCATGCGGACGAGATCGAACTGGCCGTGCAAGTATCGGAGCGCGTGTGGTCGACCATTTTGCGGGCCCAGGCGGAAGCGCGTCTGCATGCCCTGACTGCCAGCATGGAAACGCAGGTGGCCGAGCGCACGCGCGAATTCGGCCGCACCTGGAACGTCAGCCCCGATCTGCTGGGCGTGCTCAACCTCGACGGCTATTTCGAGCATTCGAACCCCGCCTGGCAAGCCACCTTGGGCTGGTCGACGGAAGAAATCCGCACGACGAAATTCTTTGAACTGATCCACCCGGACGACTTGCCGCGCACCTATGCGGCCTGGGATGCCGCCAACCAGGGACAGCCGGCGCTGCGCTTCGAGAACCGCTACCGTCACAAGCTGGGCGGCTGGCACTGGCTGTCGTGGGTAGCCGTGCCCGAAGGCGAAAAGGTATATTGCAGCGCGCGCGACATTACCGTGGAAAAGAAGCTGGAAGCGGAACTGGCCGCGCGCAACAGCGAGCGCGAGCGCCTGTGGCGCAGCGCGCAAGACCTGATGGTGGCCATCGATGCGGAAGGCTGCTTTACCGCCGTCAACCCGGCCGCCGGCGCCATCCTGGGCTGGCTACCCGAGGAAATGCTGGGTCGCAGCCTGTTCGATTTCGTCCTGCCCGAGGATGCCGCCGCCACGCGCCAGGCGCTGGCGCAGGTGGCGCAAGATGCCCTGCCCAGCTTTGAAAACCGCTACCGGCACCGCGATGGCGGCCACCGCTGGCTATCGTGGGTGGCGGCCATCGAAGGCGACCTGATATTTGCCACCGGGCGCCACGTCACGGTGGAAAAAGAAGCGCAAAACACCCTGCGCCGCATGCAGGAATCGTTGCGCCACAGCGAGATGGCCCTGCTGCAATCGCAAAAGCTCGAAGCGCTGGGCAAGCTGACGGGCGGCGTGGCCCATGATTTCAATAACGTGCTGCAAATTATCTCGGGCAATCTGCAACTGCTGCAGCTGAGCCTGGACAACGATCCGCAGGCCGCCAAGCGCATCGCCAGCGCCTCGGCCGCCGTGGACCGGGGCGCCAAGCTGTCGGCCCAACTGCTGGCCTTTGCGCGGCGCCAGCCCTTGAAACCGCTGGTGACGGACCTGGCGCAGCTGTTGCGCGCAACGGAAGAGCTGCTGCGGCGCGCCACGGGCGAAACCATCGAGACGCGCTGGCTGCTGGCCGACGACTGCTGGTGCGCCCTGGTCGACCCGCACCAGCTGGAAAACGTCATCCTCAACCTGGCCATCAATGCGCGCGACGCCATGGATGGCCAGGGTCAGCTGACCATTGAACTGAGCAACATCGTGCTGGGCAGCGACTACGCGGCCCTCCATGCGGACGTGGCGCCCGGCGATTACGTGCAACTGGCCGTCTCGGATACGGGCACGGGCATTCCCGCCGAGCTGCTGGACAAGATTTTCGAACCGTTCTTCACGACCAAGAAGGAAGGCGAAGGCACGGGCCTGGGCCTGTCCATGGCCTACGGCTTCCTGCGCCAGAGCGGCGGCCACCTGACGGTGGACAGCTTGCCGGGCCATGGCAGCACCTTCCGCATCTATCTGCCGCGCTCGCTCGAAGCGGAAACGGAGCTGCCGCTGCAGCTGGACGGCCCCGTGCTGGGCGGCAAGGAAACCATCCTCGTCGTGGAAGACGACGTGCATGTGCAGACGACGGTGGTCGACATGTTGCGCGGCCTCGGTTACGTCGTGCTGCGCGCCAGCGATGGCGAAAGCGCGCTGGCCGTCATCGGCAGCGGCGTGCCCATCGACCTGCTGTTTACGGACGTGGTGATGCCGGGCAAGGTGGCCAGCACGGCGCTGGCCCGCCAGGCCCGCGTGCTGCTGCCGCAGCTGGCCGTATTGTTTACCTCGGGCTATACGCAGGACGCCATGATGCAGGGCGGCCGGCTGGAACCGGGCGTGGAGTTGTTGAGCAAGCCGTACCGGCGCGAAGACCTGGCGCGGCGCATCCGCCACCTGCTGGCCAACGGCCGCCACGTGACGGCCCTGCATCAATACCGGGCACAGCTGGCGCCGCAACCTGCAGCACCCGTGCAGCCGGCGGGACGCCATATTTTATTGGTGGAAGATAATGCGGATGCGCGCGCCATGACGAGCGAATTGCTGGCCATGCTGGGCCATACGGTGCTGGCCGTGGGCACGGCCGAGGAAGCCTTGCCCCTGCTGGGCACGCCGGGACTGGACTTGCTGCTGACCGATATCAGTCTGCCGCGCATGTCGGGCGCC
- a CDS encoding Hsp20/alpha crystallin family protein: MANQLIRRDPQNPLARFDPFSDMEEFMHDFFAPALRLRDGGSSRMRVDISETEQAYQVQADIPGVNKDDIKVSIDGNRVSISAELKDERVTRDGGGKTVRSEREYGQQYRSFVLPHEVDEAGAQARYENGVLLLDLPKKEGTGGRQLAIQ, from the coding sequence ATGGCTAATCAACTGATCCGTCGCGATCCGCAAAACCCGCTGGCACGTTTCGATCCGTTCAGCGACATGGAAGAATTCATGCACGACTTTTTCGCCCCCGCCTTGCGCTTGCGCGACGGGGGATCGTCACGCATGCGTGTCGACATCTCCGAAACCGAACAAGCGTATCAGGTGCAGGCGGACATTCCCGGCGTTAACAAGGACGATATCAAGGTCTCCATCGACGGCAACCGCGTTTCCATCAGTGCCGAACTCAAGGATGAAAGAGTGACGCGCGACGGCGGCGGCAAGACCGTGCGCAGCGAACGCGAGTACGGCCAGCAATACCGCAGCTTCGTGCTGCCGCACGAGGTGGACGAGGCTGGCGCGCAGGCCCGCTATGAAAATGGCGTGCTGCTGCTGGACTTGCCGAAGAAGGAAGGCACGGGCGGGCGGCAGCTGGCGATACAGTGA
- a CDS encoding response regulator, whose amino-acid sequence MNTKTPIDSFSFRRILARNVTLPLVIGVVTALVFVALIAYLLSALRSVEHSERVIGNANEVMKLSVDLETGMRGYLLTGDETFLAPYKSGKAKIAVEMSTLLELVSDSSIQVDRLRRIRALQGQWLDYAEGVIAQRRNNQEFLARVRQGEGKLEFDEIRREFLAFLSMEQRLRQERADTAESRTMLAVIVFLVLSLGLSGLLAYLGRRELLRLSDIYNDALDQRGKDNDVLQEQAWLRTGQTELAAHTSGQLGLPQLGRHVLDFMAHRLDVAVATLYVVDEDGSLRRTAVYGFNEQGVKEKQVFKLGEGLVGETAREKRLRHVQQVPENYLTVTSSLGRGKPLELVLAPVNNEGVVNGVIELGFTHPVSARAKEWLNLVAANVGTSLEAALYRQRLQNMLEETQQLNEELEVQQEELRTANEELGEQSRVLEQSQAHLEEQKAALEQSNEQLAVQALSLDQKNMAIGEAHAQLEARAEELQRASRYKSEFLANMSHELRTPLNSSLILSKLLSDNTNGNLTPEQVTFAQTIYSAGNDLLTLINDILDISKVEAGKLELTSEAVPFDELLSSMKMLFGAQAQQKKLVFDVKVAPDTPPSFVSDRQRLEQILKNLLSNAIKFTDTGTVSLHVSSGAAGQVRFQVQDSGIGIADDQQHKIFDAFHQADGTTSRRYGGTGLGLSISRDLAALLGGSIELASTPGQGSTFTLILPQSMPEREAQAAPAPAATPQAPAAVAAPKAVPAAKPVPLPTFDDDRDSVPAVKTGQRSVLVIEDEPSFAGILFDLAHEMQYRCLVAHGADEGLRLAEEFLPDAILLDMGLPDRPGLLVLQQLKENPLTRHIPVHIVSGNDQVQEAMQLGAIGYATKPRTREQLKEVFRKLESKFTQQMKRILLVEDDERQRESVVHLISDDDVEITAVALGEQALELLKTQIFDCMIIDLKLPDIQGNELLERMEHEELCSFPPVIVYTGRNLSREEEADLMKYSRSIIIKGARSPERLLDEVTLFLHKVESELSSERQGMLQQVRSRERVFEGRKILLVDDDVRNIFALTNALEQKGVVVEIGRNGFEAISKLNSVDDIDLVLMDVMMPGMDGLEATRLIRADGRYNKLPIIAITAKAMKNDQEECLQAGASDYLAKPIDLDRLYSLLRVWMPKMERI is encoded by the coding sequence ATGAATACCAAGACCCCGATCGATTCCTTCAGCTTTCGCCGCATCCTCGCCCGCAATGTGACCTTGCCGCTGGTCATCGGGGTCGTCACGGCCCTCGTGTTCGTCGCCCTGATCGCCTACCTGCTGTCGGCCCTGCGCTCGGTCGAGCATTCGGAGCGGGTGATCGGCAATGCAAATGAAGTCATGAAGCTGTCGGTCGACCTGGAAACGGGCATGCGCGGCTACCTGCTGACGGGCGACGAAACGTTTCTGGCGCCGTACAAATCGGGCAAGGCGAAGATCGCCGTCGAAATGAGCACCCTGCTTGAACTCGTGTCCGACAGCTCCATCCAGGTGGACCGCTTGCGCCGCATCCGCGCGCTGCAAGGCCAGTGGCTCGATTACGCCGAAGGCGTGATCGCCCAGCGCCGCAACAACCAGGAATTCCTCGCGCGCGTGCGCCAGGGCGAGGGCAAGCTGGAATTCGATGAAATCCGCCGCGAATTCCTCGCCTTCCTGTCCATGGAGCAGCGGTTGCGCCAGGAAAGGGCCGATACGGCCGAAAGCCGCACCATGCTGGCAGTCATCGTGTTCCTCGTCCTCAGCCTGGGATTGTCTGGCTTGCTCGCCTATCTGGGCCGGCGCGAACTGCTGCGCCTGTCCGACATCTATAACGACGCACTCGACCAGCGCGGCAAGGATAACGACGTGCTGCAGGAGCAGGCATGGCTGCGCACGGGGCAGACGGAACTGGCGGCCCACACGAGCGGCCAGCTGGGCTTGCCGCAACTGGGACGGCACGTGCTGGACTTCATGGCCCACCGCCTCGACGTGGCCGTCGCCACCCTGTACGTCGTCGACGAGGATGGCAGCCTGCGCCGCACGGCCGTGTACGGCTTCAACGAACAGGGCGTGAAGGAAAAGCAGGTGTTCAAGCTGGGCGAAGGCCTGGTGGGCGAGACGGCGCGCGAAAAGCGCCTCAGGCATGTGCAGCAAGTACCCGAGAATTACCTGACCGTGACGTCGAGCCTGGGCCGCGGCAAACCGCTGGAACTGGTCCTGGCGCCCGTCAACAACGAAGGCGTCGTCAATGGTGTCATCGAGCTGGGCTTTACGCACCCCGTCAGCGCCCGCGCCAAGGAATGGCTGAACCTGGTCGCCGCGAATGTCGGCACCTCGCTGGAAGCGGCCTTGTACCGCCAGCGCCTGCAAAACATGCTGGAAGAAACCCAGCAACTGAATGAAGAACTGGAAGTGCAGCAGGAAGAGCTGCGCACCGCCAATGAAGAGCTGGGCGAGCAGTCGCGCGTGCTGGAACAGTCGCAAGCCCACCTGGAAGAACAAAAGGCGGCGCTGGAACAGTCGAACGAGCAGCTGGCCGTGCAGGCGCTGTCGCTGGACCAGAAGAACATGGCCATCGGCGAAGCGCACGCCCAGCTGGAAGCCCGCGCGGAAGAGCTGCAGCGGGCCAGCCGCTATAAATCCGAATTCCTGGCGAATATGTCGCACGAGCTGCGCACGCCGCTGAACAGCTCGCTGATCCTGTCGAAGCTGCTGTCGGACAACACCAACGGCAACCTGACCCCGGAGCAAGTGACGTTTGCGCAAACCATTTATTCCGCCGGCAACGATCTGCTCACCCTCATCAACGATATCCTCGACATTTCCAAGGTCGAGGCGGGCAAGCTGGAATTGACGTCGGAAGCCGTGCCCTTTGACGAGCTGCTCAGCAGCATGAAGATGCTGTTCGGCGCCCAGGCACAGCAAAAGAAACTCGTTTTTGACGTCAAGGTGGCGCCGGACACCCCGCCCTCGTTCGTCAGCGACCGCCAGCGCCTGGAACAAATCCTGAAAAACCTGCTGTCGAACGCCATCAAGTTTACCGATACGGGCACCGTGAGCTTGCACGTCAGCAGCGGTGCGGCCGGCCAGGTGCGCTTCCAGGTGCAGGATTCGGGCATCGGCATCGCCGACGACCAGCAGCACAAGATTTTCGACGCCTTCCACCAGGCCGACGGCACCACCAGCCGCCGCTATGGCGGCACGGGCCTGGGCCTGTCGATTTCGCGCGACCTGGCCGCCTTGCTCGGCGGCAGCATCGAGCTGGCCAGCACGCCGGGCCAGGGCAGCACGTTTACATTGATACTGCCGCAGAGCATGCCGGAACGCGAGGCGCAAGCCGCGCCAGCGCCGGCCGCCACGCCGCAAGCGCCCGCAGCCGTCGCCGCGCCCAAGGCGGTACCCGCCGCCAAGCCCGTGCCGCTGCCCACCTTCGACGATGACCGCGATAGCGTGCCGGCCGTCAAGACGGGCCAGCGTTCCGTGCTGGTGATCGAGGATGAACCGTCGTTTGCCGGCATCCTGTTCGACCTCGCGCATGAAATGCAATACCGCTGCCTGGTGGCGCACGGCGCCGACGAAGGCTTGCGCCTGGCCGAGGAGTTCCTGCCCGACGCCATCCTGCTCGACATGGGCTTGCCGGACCGTCCTGGCTTGCTCGTCTTGCAGCAGCTCAAGGAAAACCCGCTGACGCGCCACATTCCCGTGCACATCGTCTCCGGCAATGACCAGGTACAGGAAGCCATGCAGCTGGGTGCCATCGGCTACGCCACCAAGCCGCGCACGCGCGAGCAGCTGAAGGAAGTGTTCCGCAAGCTCGAATCGAAGTTCACGCAGCAGATGAAGCGCATCCTGCTGGTCGAGGACGACGAACGCCAGCGCGAAAGCGTGGTGCACCTGATCAGCGACGACGACGTGGAAATCACGGCCGTGGCGCTGGGCGAGCAGGCGCTGGAATTGCTGAAGACGCAGATTTTCGACTGCATGATCATCGACTTGAAGTTGCCCGATATCCAGGGCAATGAATTGCTCGAACGCATGGAGCATGAAGAGCTGTGCTCGTTCCCGCCCGTCATCGTCTACACGGGCCGCAACCTGAGCCGCGAGGAAGAAGCGGACCTGATGAAGTATTCGCGCTCCATCATCATCAAGGGCGCCCGCTCGCCCGAACGCCTGCTCGACGAAGTCACCCTCTTCCTGCACAAGGTGGAGTCGGAACTGTCGAGCGAGCGCCAGGGCATGCTGCAGCAGGTGCGCAGCCGCGAGCGCGTGTTTGAAGGGCGCAAGATATTGCTGGTGGACGACGACGTGCGCAATATCTTTGCACTGACCAATGCGCTGGAACAGAAAGGCGTGGTGGTGGAAATCGGCCGCAACGGCTTCGAAGCCATCAGCAAGCTCAACAGTGTGGACGATATCGATCTCGTATTGATGGACGTCATGATGCCGGGCATGGATGGCCTGGAAGCGACGCGCCTCATCCGCGCCGATGGCCGCTACAACAAGCTGCCCATCATCGCAATTACCGCCAAGGCCATGAAGAATGACCAGGAAGAATGCCTGCAGGCGGGCGCGTCCGACTACCTGGCCAAGCCGATCGACCTCGACCGTTTGTATTCGCTGCTGCGCGTGTGGATGCCGAAGATGGAACGCATCTGA